The Hypanus sabinus isolate sHypSab1 unplaced genomic scaffold, sHypSab1.hap1 scaffold_2135, whole genome shotgun sequence sequence GCAGTGAAACCACCCGCTCCACacaacactctcctctccagaatcACGTGTGCACTTGGTGCTCGCTGGAACACCGGGGAATCTGCAAACTACCaacagaggggagagtggagcctTTAACAGCGAATCTGAATCAAATCAGAAATGTTTCTGGGCCGTCATTCATCTTCAGACACTCTAGTCTCTGATCTCTGAATTTCACCCAAACAATGTCTTTCACAAGATTTTtgtttatttaaagaaaatatgTTGTATGCTCCATGTACATCAGATCAGGCATTGACAACCTATTTCTGTCCGTCCTAAGATGTCCGAAGGAAACACatggagactctgcgggcacaaactgaaacactgagagtgaacacgatcctgatgagggagaaggtgaaggttttccagctggttgatcgatacgctgagctcacggtcatttctactgttcgagatcggacactggtggaacatgagctgctggcaagaggcagagaccacgaggagtggagagaaaaagatcTCCGTGGtaagctggaaaaaatccggactgatcagttATTCAAGAAGAGCTTTGTTCAAAAATTGAAAAGATCTATCTTTAGAAACAAATCAGGGATGTccgcagcagtggccggagtcccagggatcgggaaaacaacaatggtacaaaagattgtttacgacTGGGCCGAGAGGAAgatataccaacaattccagtttgtcttcagtttcaaattccgggatttaaacaccattaactgcagaataaacctgaaggaactgattctgCTTCATTATccctactttgggaatatcctgagagaggtctgcAAACACACAGAGGGACTGCTGTTCATATTCGACGGATTGGATGAATTCAAGGACAAAATCAACTTTGTTGATGGTCGGACAGACACAGAATCACAgtgcacagatcctgaattcaagtgcaaggtgtctgacattgtgtacagtttaatccagggcaatctgctcccagggtgttcagtgctggtgaccacccgtcccactgcgttacatttattggaaaaggcggatatcagtgtctgggctgaaatcctgggatttgttggtgaggaacggaaggaatatttcatcaggtattttgaagatcagacggtggcagaAGCAGTTTTCAAACACGTGGAGGAGaatgagatcctgtacaccatgagctacaacccctcctactgctggatcctcgctctggcactgggccccttcttcacacaaagagtcagggacccgcagcgagttcccaagaccatcacccaactgtactcctactatatttacaacatcctgaaaaaccacggccgtgagattgagaacccccgtgatgtgttactcagggttggtcagatggccttcagaggagtgtctgagaagaagattgtgtttacaagtggagatttgatcaactacaacctgcagccttcccagttcctgtccggtttcctgatggagcttttggagagagaggattctgcccggagagtggtgtacacattcccacacctcaccatccaagagtttgtagctgcagtcgcacaattcctgaatccaaaTTCCGGgaatatcctgaaattccttacAAAAGTCCACAACAcaacagatgggcgatttgaggtatttctccgttttgttgctggtctctcctccccaatgacagctcggggcctggaggagtttctgggtccatttcctcatcaaacaacctgccgggtgattgactgggtgaaggaggaggttaaacgccagagtaGAAACACGAGGAGTGatgctggtaaaaggagcctcctgaacacattgcactacctgtttgagtctcagaatcgtggactggctcaggccgcactgggatctgtggaaacactttcattcaggGGAATGatactgaccccgattgactgcgctgtcctgtctcatgtcatcggactctgcgACACAGTAAAAAACCTCGACCTGGggaactgccacattcagtgtgaaggaatccagcggctgggacccgggctgcacaagtgccaggagttgaggtcacttgatttatctctcactctgaactgtgaaactgttccattctgttgtttcaatgtaaaggaatTCTGGTAAATCTGTAGTAAACCAGATAGTGAAGAgttgtgacaaatgcccaggggatcggtcagtaattccccaaggacgggagggttctgcggttccttgtgaagggatgttggagacttcatcagatcagtgaacatcggccattggtttaatggtagtaaatcacaggaatggccgtgtttctcactgcctgtgacacgtccattaacaatgttccttctcactgtgactgacacccagaccgacactgactgcagaaggtgggtcagagattcacacccccttccgggtgagggacaagagaccgtcagcagactgtcccagtgagagggagagaaataccattgtgagattgtcctcccactgcccttccccgtgtgtgacttTGCTCACTTCCAGATATGCAAAGAGCGAGGCAGCATTTCCTCTGGGActctgttcagacccaacacacacatacaaaaaatttctgcttcctc is a genomic window containing:
- the LOC132387722 gene encoding NACHT, LRR and PYD domains-containing protein 3-like — translated: MDTNLNSAISAFLSNCDDHQLFWLTRFYMERLEQAIEEGVEGVSFMLMGEDHFTGQEYHSVTELAEKGNRPGASKLLLDLVMEKGSGARKVMWESFVKLHHHLPKLSRILNEIRERGDGQFAYMDTERDFSEVPKHLKDVRRKHMETLRAQTETLRVNTILMREKVKVFQLVDRYAELTVISTVRDRTLVEHELLARGRDHEEWREKDLRGKLEKIRTDQLFKKSFVQKLKRSIFRNKSGMSAAVAGVPGIGKTTMVQKIVYDWAERKIYQQFQFVFSFKFRDLNTINCRINLKELILLHYPYFGNILREVCKHTEGLLFIFDGLDEFKDKINFVDGRTDTESQCTDPEFKCKVSDIVYSLIQGNLLPGCSVLVTTRPTALHLLEKADISVWAEILGFVGEERKEYFIRYFEDQTVAEAVFKHVEENEILYTMSYNPSYCWILALALGPFFTQRVRDPQRVPKTITQLYSYYIYNILKNHGREIENPRDVLLRVGQMAFRGVSEKKIVFTSGDLINYNLQPSQFLSGFLMELLEREDSARRVVYTFPHLTIQEFVAAVAQFLNPNSGNILKFLTKVHNTTDGRFEVFLRFVAGLSSPMTARGLEEFLGPFPHQTTCRVIDWVKEEVKRQSRNTRSDAGKRSLLNTLHYLFESQNRGLAQAALGSVETLSFRGMILTPIDCAVLSHVIGLCDTVKNLDLGNCHIQCEGIQRLGPGLHKCQELRLGQNELGDSGVKLVSAALRNPECKIQKVW